One part of the Anopheles coustani chromosome 2, idAnoCousDA_361_x.2, whole genome shotgun sequence genome encodes these proteins:
- the LOC131266390 gene encoding ion transport peptide — protein MCSRNLVISLALIIALVPLSTVALPHHSIAKRSSFFDIECKGQFNKQIFYRLDRICEDCYSLFREPQILSFCKEGCFGTDYFLACVEALFLEEEKEKFMKWREMLGKK, from the exons ATGTGTTCCCGCAATCTAGTGATTTCGTTGGCATTGATTATCGCACTGGTACCACTGTCGACCGTAGCCTTACCTCACCACAGCATCGCCAAGCGCAGCTCCTTCTTCGACATAGAATGTAAGGGACAGTTCAACAAACAGATCTTCTACCGGTTGGATCGGATATGCGAAGACTGCTACTCGCTGTTCCGGGAGCCCCAGATTCTGTCGTTCTGCAA GGAGGGCTGTTTCGGAACGGATTACTTCCTGGCGTGCGTCGAGGCGCTGTTTctcgaggaggagaaggaaaagttcATGAAATGGCGCGAGATGCTGGGTAAGAAGTAA